One genomic window of Verrucomicrobiia bacterium includes the following:
- a CDS encoding prepilin-type N-terminal cleavage/methylation domain-containing protein gives MRARTTNVRQGFTLIELLVVIAIIAILAAMLLPALSRAKIRAQRIQCVNNLKQIGVGMTMYADDNNEFYPAFLQWAAWGGKKGSTTMEGGHVTEEKRPLNAYIKNVNTYRCPGDKGDSLKPTWPAGLTCFDAWGTSFVVPWRGLSFAAAPDYGWLGIACIGGNSFPGQEVPSMKVREIAKDPTRKIISMDWAGAPDRSVDQAANTWHSDRGKGLYNILYGDTHVEGYLFKAKERYPDVSYGAKPDAALRNYW, from the coding sequence ATGCGAGCGCGGACAACGAACGTTCGCCAGGGATTCACATTGATTGAGTTGCTGGTGGTGATTGCGATCATAGCCATCCTTGCAGCAATGCTCCTCCCTGCCTTGTCGCGCGCCAAGATTCGCGCGCAACGCATCCAGTGCGTCAATAACCTGAAGCAGATCGGCGTCGGGATGACCATGTATGCCGATGACAACAACGAGTTTTATCCGGCATTCCTGCAATGGGCTGCGTGGGGCGGAAAAAAGGGAAGCACCACAATGGAAGGAGGTCACGTGACTGAGGAGAAGCGTCCGCTGAATGCCTACATCAAGAATGTGAACACGTATCGCTGCCCGGGCGACAAGGGTGATTCCCTCAAGCCGACATGGCCCGCAGGGCTGACCTGTTTCGACGCCTGGGGAACGAGTTTCGTCGTCCCCTGGCGCGGCCTGAGTTTTGCGGCCGCGCCAGATTACGGCTGGCTCGGCATCGCGTGCATTGGGGGGAACAGTTTCCCAGGCCAGGAGGTCCCTTCAATGAAAGTGCGGGAGATTGCGAAGGATCCCACGCGGAAGATCATTTCGATGGATTGGGCAGGCGCGCCTGACCGCTCAGTAGACCAGGCCGCAAACACCTGGCACAGCGACCGAGGCAAAGGCCTTTACAACATCCTTTACGGCGACACGCACGTGGAAGGCTACCTGTTCAAGGCGAAGGAG
- a CDS encoding LamG-like jellyroll fold domain-containing protein translates to MKIRQLLLAAGIASATGESHAQIQSAGTLWVNVDATALAIGSVNNVPNGGALGGTFEARGGGTTVPIATNVAGVVAMMFDGSNDYLQLADSIGGSLVPPASGLAGVNESASIEVWVYNPTVGTEESMVSWGRRGTAGANRTFSYGYSGQLGAAVHHGAGATDLGWEDNGGAPLNHKWHHLVYTFDGTTTRVYADGVLMNSEPVSINVATNSGIMLGAQWNAAGTAVGGQYASLAMAKVRVHDGALTASQVLNNFNVEKTAFIPGGPAAALLASGPTHRYSFNEAATADAAGLTFNDSVGTAHGTIQAVGSVPAPQFTGSRLVLPGGPVATGSYADLPNGILSENSSANGGSGEVSVEAWFKVTGFRPWTHLFDFGSAGVVGSAGTELTTPGGNSGLTMLDDFMYAIQVGNDVNRHRLEWANRDIDPAGTTTNATRNIEVTQNAVYNTDRHLVVTWKESTGEILAYENGLQVATLFASNSIAAINDINNWIGRSQYGDNTMEGEIDEFRIYNHVLTAGETLGNFQAGPNVVNTSATLAIQSDPQDLSVSQGQAAAFSVSAGGTPPLAYQWLRNGSPIQGATNRIYTIASASPANAGAISVLVSNATTFVASSAATFAVVPNQGPVAQFLYERRDGNRDNYSGTIGGSFQVGGTDVPVTHLGYYDLNHDGLNQAHQVGIWPVSGGATPIASVTVPAGAGAFLTNGYRWIALDSPVLLRANTTYILGAEVTSGSGDGFPDNFPPLLWNPFFVGSNGYDTRLSRYGGAWPNAPTTGNQINGIYGAPNLATLPIGPALVSVSSTTVTQYTGMNVTVTAALAGQAPVSVQWYKAPGTLLGGQTNASLTLSNITAGAAGGYYAIASNSFGSSSPSANVTLVVLNDTPVSITQQPASTNVLEGGSVSFTVLTAGTPPVSFQWRRNGGNIANATNATYTLDPVTLANNGDVYSVVASNFANGSAQLAGSANATLTVLPNKAPAAQILHSTWAGSRDDFSGTIGGIFQVGGGDRLVTHLGFYDNNGDGLALDHRVGIWPATGGTEPIAWVTVPAGTSGYLTNGYRYAALNPPAVLTNGVSYILAAESFAASGDGWPDANTTPAWDDYFVGVNGATTRDVRYIGAGWPNGPTFGSGYTWGANRIYGAPNLAVLPVGSPAAWVSPAAVTEYVGFSAALNGVVNGDAPLTVQWYKAPGTALAGETNLTLVFNSLTLADAGDYYLVSSNTVSGAVGQSANVTVTVLALTAPNVTEDPQSQSVFAHSTVTFNGAASGTPPLSYQWTLNGSAIQGKTNETLTLTGVSSADAGSYRLLVTNLYGYDQSAPATLSIIPVPSGSYAASVMSPDLLLYYRLNDAATGLGIATNQGSAGFEYNGAYRGGYGSGSGPTVSNFEPGNTAVALDGFTADVQATTPDVLISGGTMAAWVYRPTEQVPDAGIFFHRGTDTIGLSVFPDTATGSDALRYTWKGTHFTFASGLLIPTNEWALVAVSVTSDAATLYVIDSTGVRSAQNVAAHGDVTLGGATHIGWDSAGGNIGRRWNGSIDEVMLFNRALSDAEIESLYTGLAATVSLSMERSGNMLILNWTGGVLMQADSLNGPWSQVNGASSPLQVQMTEDQKFYRVQRNP, encoded by the coding sequence ATGAAGATCAGACAACTTCTGCTGGCAGCCGGTATCGCCAGCGCAACCGGAGAGAGTCATGCCCAGATACAATCCGCTGGAACCTTGTGGGTGAATGTCGACGCCACCGCACTTGCAATCGGAAGCGTCAACAACGTTCCGAACGGCGGTGCGTTGGGAGGGACCTTCGAAGCGCGAGGCGGCGGCACCACGGTTCCGATCGCAACAAACGTGGCGGGCGTCGTTGCCATGATGTTCGACGGCTCGAATGACTATCTGCAGCTTGCCGACTCCATCGGCGGTTCGCTGGTTCCGCCCGCGTCAGGATTGGCCGGGGTCAATGAGTCCGCATCGATTGAAGTTTGGGTTTACAATCCGACCGTCGGCACGGAGGAATCGATGGTGAGCTGGGGCCGCCGCGGAACCGCCGGCGCCAACCGGACCTTTTCCTACGGCTATTCAGGGCAGCTCGGCGCAGCTGTGCATCATGGCGCAGGTGCGACGGATCTTGGCTGGGAAGACAACGGCGGCGCGCCGTTGAACCATAAGTGGCATCATCTGGTTTACACCTTCGACGGCACCACCACGCGCGTCTATGCAGATGGCGTGCTGATGAACAGCGAACCCGTTTCGATCAACGTGGCAACCAACTCGGGCATCATGTTGGGCGCGCAATGGAACGCAGCAGGCACGGCGGTTGGCGGGCAGTATGCTTCCCTCGCCATGGCCAAAGTGCGGGTTCATGACGGTGCCTTGACGGCCTCTCAGGTGCTCAACAATTTCAACGTGGAGAAAACCGCCTTCATTCCTGGAGGACCTGCAGCGGCGCTGCTGGCGTCGGGCCCCACGCACCGCTATTCGTTCAACGAGGCAGCAACGGCCGATGCGGCCGGCTTGACGTTCAACGATTCAGTGGGAACGGCACACGGAACGATCCAGGCCGTGGGCAGTGTCCCGGCCCCGCAATTCACCGGCTCACGCCTGGTGCTTCCTGGCGGGCCTGTGGCAACAGGTTCTTACGCCGATCTTCCGAACGGAATTCTCTCGGAAAACAGCTCGGCCAATGGCGGTTCAGGCGAAGTTTCAGTTGAAGCCTGGTTCAAGGTCACGGGTTTCCGTCCGTGGACGCACTTGTTCGACTTCGGTTCGGCTGGAGTTGTGGGTTCAGCCGGAACGGAGCTGACCACGCCTGGCGGAAACTCGGGCCTGACGATGCTCGACGATTTCATGTATGCGATCCAGGTTGGCAACGATGTGAATCGGCATCGGCTCGAATGGGCGAACCGCGACATTGATCCCGCGGGAACGACAACCAACGCGACGCGCAATATCGAAGTGACGCAGAATGCGGTGTACAACACAGACAGGCATCTCGTCGTCACCTGGAAGGAAAGCACGGGAGAAATCCTCGCCTATGAAAATGGTTTGCAGGTCGCAACGTTGTTCGCTTCGAACTCAATTGCCGCGATCAACGACATCAACAACTGGATCGGCCGCTCGCAGTATGGTGACAATACGATGGAAGGAGAGATCGACGAGTTCCGCATTTACAACCACGTGCTGACGGCGGGCGAAACGCTGGGCAATTTCCAGGCTGGTCCCAATGTGGTTAACACAAGCGCTACGCTGGCAATTCAGAGCGATCCGCAAGATCTCTCCGTGAGCCAGGGCCAGGCGGCAGCGTTCTCAGTTTCGGCCGGAGGCACGCCTCCCCTGGCTTATCAATGGCTGCGCAACGGTTCGCCAATCCAGGGCGCAACGAACCGCATATACACAATCGCCTCCGCAAGCCCGGCGAATGCTGGCGCCATTTCCGTCCTCGTTTCCAACGCCACAACGTTTGTGGCGAGCAGCGCGGCAACATTTGCAGTAGTGCCTAACCAGGGGCCCGTCGCGCAGTTCCTTTACGAACGCCGTGACGGCAATCGCGACAACTACAGCGGCACGATCGGCGGTTCGTTTCAGGTGGGTGGTACGGATGTGCCCGTGACGCACCTCGGTTATTACGATCTCAATCACGACGGTTTGAACCAGGCGCACCAGGTTGGAATCTGGCCCGTGAGCGGCGGTGCCACACCAATTGCTTCTGTGACAGTTCCCGCGGGCGCGGGCGCATTCCTGACGAACGGGTATCGCTGGATTGCGTTGGATTCGCCAGTCCTCCTGCGCGCGAACACGACTTACATACTGGGCGCCGAGGTGACATCGGGCAGTGGCGATGGTTTCCCCGATAACTTCCCGCCGCTCCTGTGGAATCCGTTCTTCGTGGGGTCGAATGGTTACGACACCCGCCTTTCCCGCTATGGCGGCGCATGGCCAAACGCCCCGACGACTGGCAACCAGATCAACGGCATCTACGGCGCCCCGAATCTCGCCACGTTGCCGATCGGCCCAGCGCTCGTGTCAGTGTCATCGACAACAGTCACCCAATACACGGGCATGAACGTGACAGTTACGGCTGCGCTCGCGGGCCAGGCACCCGTGAGCGTGCAATGGTACAAGGCGCCTGGTACTTTGCTGGGAGGGCAGACGAATGCATCCCTCACGTTGTCCAACATCACAGCCGGCGCTGCGGGCGGCTATTACGCCATCGCTTCGAACAGTTTCGGAAGCTCTTCCCCGAGCGCGAATGTGACGCTCGTCGTGTTAAACGACACACCCGTGAGCATCACGCAACAGCCAGCCAGCACCAACGTGTTGGAAGGTGGTTCAGTATCCTTCACGGTTCTGACCGCAGGCACCCCGCCCGTTTCGTTCCAATGGCGTCGCAATGGCGGGAACATCGCCAATGCAACGAACGCCACCTACACCCTGGATCCCGTAACGCTCGCCAACAACGGCGACGTGTATTCGGTCGTGGCCTCCAACTTCGCCAACGGGTCCGCGCAATTGGCGGGAAGCGCGAACGCGACACTGACGGTCCTCCCGAACAAAGCGCCCGCCGCGCAAATCCTGCATTCGACCTGGGCCGGAAGCCGTGACGATTTCTCGGGAACCATCGGCGGCATCTTCCAGGTGGGCGGCGGCGATCGTCTGGTGACGCACCTTGGATTCTACGACAACAACGGTGACGGCCTTGCATTGGATCATCGTGTCGGCATCTGGCCCGCCACTGGCGGAACGGAGCCGATCGCGTGGGTGACCGTTCCCGCTGGAACGTCGGGATACCTGACCAACGGCTATCGATACGCGGCGCTGAATCCGCCGGCCGTCCTCACCAACGGAGTGTCTTACATCCTTGCAGCAGAGTCCTTCGCGGCATCAGGTGACGGCTGGCCCGATGCGAACACCACACCCGCCTGGGATGATTACTTCGTCGGCGTGAACGGTGCGACGACTCGCGACGTGCGTTACATCGGCGCGGGATGGCCAAACGGTCCGACCTTTGGTTCGGGTTACACCTGGGGCGCCAATCGCATCTATGGCGCACCAAACCTGGCTGTTCTGCCAGTCGGTTCGCCCGCTGCATGGGTCAGTCCTGCGGCCGTGACTGAATACGTTGGATTCAGCGCCGCTCTGAATGGGGTGGTGAATGGCGATGCACCGCTGACAGTGCAGTGGTACAAGGCGCCTGGAACCGCACTCGCAGGCGAGACCAACCTCACGCTTGTGTTCAACAGCCTGACGCTCGCTGACGCGGGCGACTATTACCTGGTGTCTTCAAACACGGTGTCGGGTGCTGTCGGCCAGAGTGCGAACGTCACGGTCACGGTGCTGGCATTGACCGCGCCGAACGTTACGGAAGATCCACAATCGCAATCCGTGTTCGCTCATTCCACCGTCACCTTCAACGGCGCCGCGTCGGGAACGCCGCCCCTGAGCTATCAGTGGACGCTCAACGGATCCGCAATCCAGGGGAAAACGAACGAAACGCTGACGTTAACCGGAGTTTCGTCCGCTGACGCCGGAAGTTATCGGCTCCTCGTCACCAATCTGTATGGCTATGACCAGAGCGCGCCCGCAACGCTGTCGATCATTCCCGTGCCCAGCGGCAGCTACGCAGCGTCCGTGATGAGTCCCGACCTGCTGTTGTATTATCGCTTGAACGATGCCGCAACCGGCCTTGGCATTGCAACCAACCAGGGCAGCGCCGGCTTTGAATATAACGGAGCCTATCGTGGTGGCTATGGGAGCGGCAGCGGCCCGACTGTGTCGAACTTCGAGCCCGGAAACACGGCTGTGGCGCTGGATGGCTTCACTGCAGACGTGCAGGCGACGACACCAGACGTGCTGATCTCCGGCGGGACTATGGCGGCCTGGGTGTATCGTCCGACAGAACAGGTTCCCGATGCGGGGATCTTCTTCCATCGCGGCACGGACACGATCGGTTTGAGCGTGTTTCCGGATACGGCAACGGGATCCGACGCCCTGCGTTACACCTGGAAGGGAACGCACTTCACCTTTGCAAGCGGTCTTCTCATCCCAACAAACGAGTGGGCACTTGTCGCGGTCAGCGTCACTTCCGATGCCGCGACGCTTTATGTCATCGACAGCACCGGCGTGCGCAGCGCCCAGAATGTCGCTGCCCACGGCGACGTCACCCTCGGCGGCGCAACCCACATCGGGTGGGATTCGGCCGGCGGAAACATTGGCCGCCGTTGGAACGGCTCCATTGATGAAGTGATGCTGTTCAATCGCGCGTTGTCGGACGCCGAAATCGAAAGTCTCTACACGGGGTTGGCGGCAACAGTGTCGCTGTCAATGGAACGCTCGGGCAACATGCTGATCCTGAATTGGACGGGTGGCGTGCTCATGCAGGCGGACAGCCTGAACGGTCCCTGGTCGCAGGTGAATGGCGCGAGTTCGCCGCTGCAGGTGCAGATGACGGAGGATCAGAAATTCTATCGCGTTCAGCGAAATCCGTGA